The Saccharopolyspora gloriosae genome window below encodes:
- a CDS encoding proline dehydrogenase family protein: MLRSALLAAAGSANVRRLVEANPLTGPVVDRYVAGTTAQDAVEVTRALSSRGLHVSLDHLGEDTRDSGQATDTVNAYRAVLGSLSDEGSAARAEVSVKLSAVGQFLPKDGEKIALENARLICEAAAAAGTTVTLDMEDHTTTDSTLDILRDLRVDFPSTGAVLQAYLRRTEQDCRDLATAGSRVRLCKGAYAEPASVAFQERAEVDRAYVRCLRILMQGAGYPMVATHDPRMVAIATDLAARARRSPESFEFQMLYGIRPAEQVRLAADGHRLRVYVAYGDEWYGYFMRRLAERPANLVFFARSLLGRG, encoded by the coding sequence ATGCTGCGCTCGGCATTGCTGGCTGCGGCGGGTTCGGCGAACGTGCGCCGGCTCGTGGAGGCCAATCCGCTGACGGGTCCGGTCGTGGACCGCTACGTCGCCGGGACGACCGCTCAGGACGCGGTCGAGGTGACCCGCGCGCTCTCGTCGCGCGGACTGCACGTGAGCCTGGACCACCTGGGCGAGGACACCCGCGATTCCGGGCAGGCGACCGACACGGTCAACGCGTACCGGGCGGTCCTCGGTTCGCTCAGCGACGAGGGATCGGCGGCGCGGGCCGAGGTGTCGGTGAAGCTGTCCGCGGTGGGGCAGTTCCTGCCCAAGGACGGCGAGAAGATCGCGCTGGAGAACGCCCGGCTGATCTGCGAGGCCGCGGCCGCGGCGGGCACCACGGTCACCCTCGACATGGAGGACCACACCACCACGGATTCCACCTTGGACATCCTGCGGGACCTGCGGGTGGACTTCCCGTCGACGGGTGCGGTGCTGCAGGCGTACCTGCGGCGCACCGAGCAGGACTGCCGGGACCTGGCCACCGCGGGCTCCCGGGTGCGGCTGTGCAAGGGCGCCTACGCCGAGCCCGCGTCGGTGGCGTTCCAGGAACGGGCCGAAGTGGACCGGGCCTACGTGCGGTGCCTGCGAATCCTGATGCAGGGCGCGGGTTATCCGATGGTGGCGACGCACGATCCGCGGATGGTGGCGATCGCGACCGACCTGGCCGCCCGCGCCCGGCGGAGCCCGGAGAGCTTCGAGTTCCAGATGCTCTACGGGATCCGCCCGGCCGAGCAGGTGCGGCTGGCCGCCGACGGTCACCGGCTGCGGGTGTACGTGGCCTACGGCGACGAGTGGTACGGGTACTTCATGCGGCGGCTGGCCGAGCGTCCGGCGAACCTGGTGTTCTTCGCCCGCTCGCTGCTCGGCCGGGGCTGA